The genomic region GCGCGTCGGAGGACGAGCAGGTGCTGAGCGTGCTGGTTCAGCGCGAGTCGGACCGGTTGTCGCGTCTGCTCTCCGAGTTTCTCGACTTCGCGCGCACGGGATCGGCGAGTTTCCACGAGCTCGACGTCTCGGAGATCGCGCGCAATGCTGCCCGGCTGGCGGCCGCTCATCCGAACGCAGCGCCGGGCGTGAAAGTCGTCGACCTTTTTCCGAAGACGCCGCTCATGATGGAAGGCGATGAGGACCTTCTGCATCGCGCCATCTGGAATCTTCTCCTCAACGCCGTGCAGGCGGCGCCCCCGAACAGCGAGGTCAGGATAGAGGGTGGCGAGCTCGCCAGGCACCAGCTTCCCGAAGGACGGCCCGAGTTCGAGCGCGGGGCATTTGCGGTGCTGGTAAGCGATCGTGGCGCCGGCGTGCATCCGAATATTCGTGACCGACTGTTCGATCCCTTCGTCACCAGTAAGCCGGGGGGCAGCGGGCTTGGACTTTCCATAGTTCAGCGCGCGGCAGAAGCACATGGCGGTTTCGTAATTGTGAGCGCTCCCGGAGAGGAAACCCGCTTCACGCTCGTACTACCAAAAAGCCGGTGATCCGGTACGTAAATGAGCGAAAGCACGGAGACGCGGCCGACCGTCCTCATCATCGACGACGAGTCGGGAATAGTCGATACGCTGCGCATCCTCCTCAAGAACGAGGGGTTTGCGGCGCATGTTGCTTTTGGCGGCCGGCAGGGTCTCGAGCAGATCGCCGCGCTGAAGCCGAACGTCGTTCTCTGCGACATCCGCATGCCTGCCGTCGGCGGTCTCGACGTGCTCGCTGCAGCGCGGGAGCAGGATCCTGACGTTCCGGTAATCCTGATGACAGCCCAGGCGTCGCTGCAGTCAGCGATCCAGGCAGTGAATCAGGGGGCGTTCCATTACGTCCAGAAGCCATTCCGCAACGACGAGCTCGTCGCCATCGTCAGGCGCGCCGTCGATCATCGCAAGCTCAGAGTCGAGAACAGGGTTCTCAAGCAGGAGATCAAGAGGCGCGACAAGGTCGGCAAGCCCATCGGGACCAATCGGGCGTGGCTCGACCTCCTCCACGTGGCGGAAACCGTGGCTCAGACCGATTCCACCGTCCTGCTTCAGGGCGAGTCCGGAACCGGAAAGGGCATTGTCGCGCGATACATTCACGAGCTCTCGAAGCGCTCTACCAAGGCGTTCGTTTCAATAAACTGCGGCGCGCTGCCGGAGAGCCTGCTCGAGAGCGAGCTGTTCGGCCACGTGAAGGGCTCGTTCACGGGAGCGGTAAAAGACAAGTCCGGATTGTTCGCGGCCGCTGAATCCGGAACTTTCTTTCTCGACGAGATCGGGGAGACAACTCCGGCAACTCAGGTGAAGCTGCTTCGCGTTCTCCAGCACCGCGAGGTGATTCCTGTCGGGGCAACCGACCCGATTGCGATCGATACGCGCATCATCGCCGCTACAAATCGGGACCTCGACCAGGAAATTGCCCGCGGAAATTTCCGGAGCGATCTCTTCTATCGGCTGAACGTCATCGCCATAGACATTCCTCCGCTTCGCGAGCGCCGCGAAGACATTCCGATTCTCGCCGAAGCGTTCCTGCAGCAGATTGCGCTCGCCCGCGCCGAAGAGCCCAAGACTCTGAACGAAGAGGCGGCCGTGCAGCTCCAGTCGTACTCGTGGCCGGGCAACGTAAGGGAGCTCGAGAACGCGGTGGAGCGCGCAGTGATACTCGCCGCGAACGGCGAGATAACTCCGGCTTCACTGCCTGACCGGATCCGCCAGCGAAAAGCAGAGCCCTTCGTAAGCGAGCGAGTGACACGAAATCCTTCGCTCGACGCAATCGAGCGCGCATACATCATGTGGGTGCTCGGGAGCGAAGGCGGTAACAAATCAAAGGCTGCAGAGACGCTTGGCATCGATCCCTCGACCCTTTATCGCAAGCTGACAAGGTTCGGGGTCGAGGCGTGAGCGATGCGGTCA from Gemmatimonadaceae bacterium harbors:
- a CDS encoding sigma-54 dependent transcriptional regulator, with product MSESTETRPTVLIIDDESGIVDTLRILLKNEGFAAHVAFGGRQGLEQIAALKPNVVLCDIRMPAVGGLDVLAAAREQDPDVPVILMTAQASLQSAIQAVNQGAFHYVQKPFRNDELVAIVRRAVDHRKLRVENRVLKQEIKRRDKVGKPIGTNRAWLDLLHVAETVAQTDSTVLLQGESGTGKGIVARYIHELSKRSTKAFVSINCGALPESLLESELFGHVKGSFTGAVKDKSGLFAAAESGTFFLDEIGETTPATQVKLLRVLQHREVIPVGATDPIAIDTRIIAATNRDLDQEIARGNFRSDLFYRLNVIAIDIPPLRERREDIPILAEAFLQQIALARAEEPKTLNEEAAVQLQSYSWPGNVRELENAVERAVILAANGEITPASLPDRIRQRKAEPFVSERVTRNPSLDAIERAYIMWVLGSEGGNKSKAAETLGIDPSTLYRKLTRFGVEA